In Halorubellus sp. JP-L1, one DNA window encodes the following:
- a CDS encoding STT3 domain-containing protein, producing the protein MDVDSGKFGELVSRGLVEEEDDGYRVADPASVDQALDGAVNDSSDSRGFDIDISWPELGRLELAGLVGALVLVVALRLVSYPAVFQDDAIVLSSNDPYYYRYWLEQLLTDPETTLTTLPLRVSAGEPLMLAVLWFATIVLGGTTEVAGSVLAWFPVVSAVVTALIVYAGTVTVTDDRRVGLASVAMLAVAPAHAFRTSLGFADHHAFDYPWLALTLLGTILVASWSRSNERAHAKVLGGVAAVAVGVSAQTLAWEAGPLLVIALGATIATMTLTTAYRGDSVLASTGPLVLGVLIAAGLTWFVHTEFEWHTTLVASAPLLLAAGSVGVLITGILWNRTDMHVAGLVVVDLVGVGVGAFALRSMRPELWERMSTQVTERLLATTEIAEFQSLFGNSAGWLLLFGFLLLLALPYMVWASRRMFEDDRWTPLVVYGWYFLVLAAISVRFAGQLSIVVAVFAGLGFVHLAAWIDVARRPAPFTSDVVDSIDLPDRRQAFTLVGLFLLVTGLSIVQVPIKTSQITSPNNGYDAAAWMADYSEAEDMEHPENYVFSQWGHNRMYNYFVSGESSSYGFAQSNYRDFVTSTNGTEWFDRLQNRVGFIVTTSDVLTNDSTLGNQLHRHNGSRSGSTSGLANYRLVHVERGGEYKVFTLVEGAEIRGVAEPNSSVTVRTTVELESYSFEYVRETQTDANGTFSVGVAQPGTYSVDGTSVTVSEEAVRNGTVVDATANASTAVESLGSIEPNVRTVASDNSLPRIRWNPLVSTVSRPDRAE; encoded by the coding sequence GTGGACGTGGACTCGGGCAAATTCGGCGAACTGGTTTCGCGCGGACTCGTAGAGGAAGAGGACGACGGATATCGCGTTGCGGATCCCGCTAGCGTCGATCAGGCCCTCGATGGAGCAGTTAATGATTCTTCTGACTCTAGGGGCTTCGACATCGATATCTCGTGGCCTGAGCTGGGTCGGTTGGAACTCGCCGGACTGGTCGGGGCACTGGTGCTCGTCGTCGCACTCAGACTCGTCTCGTATCCCGCAGTCTTCCAGGACGACGCCATCGTTCTCTCCTCAAACGACCCGTACTACTATCGGTACTGGCTCGAGCAACTCTTGACCGACCCGGAGACGACGCTCACGACGCTTCCGCTCCGTGTTTCGGCGGGCGAACCGCTCATGCTCGCAGTACTGTGGTTTGCAACGATCGTCCTCGGCGGGACGACAGAGGTCGCCGGGAGCGTCCTCGCGTGGTTCCCAGTCGTCTCCGCAGTCGTGACGGCACTGATCGTTTACGCCGGAACGGTGACCGTTACCGACGACCGTCGAGTTGGTCTCGCGTCGGTCGCCATGCTTGCAGTCGCTCCAGCGCATGCCTTCCGGACGAGCCTTGGGTTCGCCGACCACCACGCGTTCGACTATCCGTGGCTTGCACTCACGCTCCTCGGGACGATATTGGTCGCGTCGTGGTCACGGTCGAACGAGAGAGCGCACGCGAAAGTCCTCGGTGGTGTCGCAGCGGTTGCGGTCGGTGTCAGCGCCCAGACGCTCGCCTGGGAAGCCGGCCCGCTTCTCGTCATCGCACTCGGGGCGACGATTGCAACGATGACACTCACTACAGCGTATCGAGGTGACTCCGTTCTCGCGTCCACCGGTCCTCTGGTCCTCGGGGTCCTGATCGCTGCAGGGCTCACGTGGTTCGTCCATACGGAGTTCGAGTGGCACACGACGCTCGTGGCGAGCGCACCCCTGCTGTTGGCCGCCGGCAGCGTCGGCGTCCTTATCACTGGAATACTGTGGAACCGGACTGACATGCACGTCGCCGGGTTGGTCGTCGTCGATCTGGTTGGAGTAGGCGTGGGCGCGTTCGCCCTTCGTTCGATGCGACCCGAACTCTGGGAGCGAATGTCGACGCAAGTCACCGAGCGATTGCTCGCCACTACGGAGATCGCCGAGTTCCAGAGTCTGTTCGGGAACTCAGCGGGCTGGCTCCTCCTTTTCGGGTTCCTGCTCTTGCTTGCGCTCCCCTACATGGTGTGGGCGTCTCGCCGGATGTTCGAGGATGACCGATGGACGCCGCTGGTCGTCTATGGCTGGTACTTCCTCGTACTCGCCGCGATCAGCGTTCGCTTCGCCGGTCAACTTTCCATCGTCGTCGCAGTCTTCGCCGGCCTCGGCTTCGTGCATCTCGCAGCGTGGATCGACGTCGCGCGACGACCCGCGCCGTTCACCAGCGACGTCGTCGATTCGATCGATCTGCCTGACAGACGACAGGCGTTCACTCTCGTCGGTCTCTTCTTGCTCGTTACAGGACTCAGCATCGTTCAGGTCCCGATCAAGACGAGTCAGATAACGTCGCCGAATAACGGCTACGATGCGGCAGCTTGGATGGCCGACTACAGCGAGGCCGAGGACATGGAGCATCCGGAGAACTACGTGTTCAGTCAGTGGGGCCACAATCGAATGTACAACTACTTCGTGAGTGGCGAATCCAGTTCGTATGGCTTCGCGCAGAGTAACTATAGAGACTTCGTCACGTCGACGAACGGAACAGAGTGGTTCGATAGACTCCAAAACCGTGTGGGATTCATCGTCACGACATCGGACGTCCTCACCAACGATTCTACGCTCGGCAATCAACTCCATCGCCACAATGGGAGTCGTTCGGGGTCGACATCCGGGCTTGCGAACTATCGCCTCGTGCACGTCGAGCGCGGTGGCGAGTACAAGGTGTTTACGCTCGTCGAGGGTGCCGAAATTCGTGGCGTTGCAGAGCCGAATTCGTCGGTGACGGTGCGGACGACGGTCGAGTTGGAGTCGTATTCGTTCGAGTACGTCCGCGAGACGCAGACGGATGCGAACGGGACGTTCTCGGTGGGCGTCGCTCAGCCCGGGACGTACTCGGTGGACGGGACTTCGGTGACGGTGAGCGAGGAAGCGGTCCGGAACGGGACGGTCGTCGATGCGACCGCGAACGCTTCGACGGCGGTCGAATCGCTGGGAAGCATCGAACCCAATGTACGTACGGTCGCGAGCGACAATTCACTACCGAGAATCCGTTGGAATCCTCTGGTTTCGACGGTTTCGAGACCAGACCGTGCCGAATAG
- a CDS encoding NAD(P)-dependent oxidoreductase, which yields MTILVTGGAGFIGSHLVEYLLVETGESVLVLDDFSTGREGSLPDSNRLELVDGDVCDQESIEDLVERSKSVYHLAAAVGVEKVVDEPLDSLRTNVEGTRYVLDAAAADGTPVFVASSSEVYGKSTAIPFGEDDDRVIGPTSVPRWGYANAKALDEFYALAHHDENDLPVVIGRFFNTVGPRQIGEYGMVIPTFVEQALDDDPITVYGDGTQTRTFMHVHETVEAVHELMNEPEANGRVFNIGSSDSVSINDLAQRVKNLTESESTIEHVPFEEAFDEDFEEPDHRQPDITRLRDTLGWTPDSDLDRILEDVIAERRDDVEVSS from the coding sequence ATGACGATTTTGGTGACGGGTGGCGCAGGATTCATCGGGTCACATCTTGTCGAGTATCTCCTGGTGGAGACCGGCGAGTCTGTGCTTGTACTCGATGATTTCTCGACAGGCCGTGAAGGGAGTCTTCCCGATTCGAATCGGCTGGAACTGGTCGATGGTGACGTCTGTGACCAGGAGTCGATCGAGGACTTGGTGGAACGGTCCAAATCGGTGTATCATCTCGCGGCTGCGGTTGGTGTTGAGAAGGTAGTCGACGAACCGCTGGATTCCTTGCGGACGAACGTGGAGGGAACGAGATACGTTCTCGATGCAGCTGCGGCGGATGGAACGCCGGTCTTCGTTGCGTCGTCGTCGGAGGTCTACGGAAAGTCGACCGCGATTCCCTTCGGGGAGGACGATGATAGAGTAATCGGTCCGACGTCCGTCCCGCGTTGGGGGTACGCGAACGCGAAGGCCCTGGACGAGTTCTACGCACTCGCTCATCACGACGAGAACGATCTCCCGGTCGTTATCGGACGCTTCTTCAATACTGTTGGTCCTCGTCAGATTGGAGAATACGGAATGGTCATCCCGACGTTCGTCGAGCAGGCTCTTGATGACGACCCTATCACGGTCTACGGCGATGGTACCCAGACGCGGACGTTCATGCACGTACACGAAACCGTCGAGGCCGTTCACGAACTGATGAACGAACCGGAAGCAAACGGCCGCGTATTCAACATCGGGTCGTCCGACTCCGTCAGTATCAATGACCTTGCTCAGCGGGTCAAGAACCTGACCGAGTCGGAATCAACGATTGAGCACGTTCCGTTCGAAGAGGCGTTCGACGAGGACTTCGAGGAACCAGACCACCGACAGCCAGATATCACACGGCTCCGAGATACCCTCGGGTGGACACCGGATAGCGACCTCGACCGGATTCTAGAGGACGTCATCGCTGAACGCCGGGACGATGTGGAGGTGTCCTCGTGA
- a CDS encoding glycosyltransferase family 2 protein has translation MSVSVIIPAYNESKNILRAVDSVLAQTYEELECIVVDDGSEDNTVERVESYDDSRVRCIKHDVNRGRSAARNTGINAASGDYIAFLDSDDQWVPEKLEHQLQYLNSKPDSWVAAYCGVTQKRRNVLEQIAGAVFNSGSKKEGGTELIKEVLSTRASIHPGSTLLIERNIATSIGGFDESIHINEDLAFIVEILSRGKLAYFDEQLSIIHRSNYVDGDTIKREKEKFLNKFSNTVYELESEGYSVICKHNYVVGKAYLREGQFKRGVNYLRNACIESVEDVAGIIWSFMLGVLNNPSED, from the coding sequence ATGTCGGTGAGTGTTATTATTCCTGCGTACAATGAATCTAAGAATATTTTGAGGGCGGTCGACAGTGTGCTAGCACAGACATACGAAGAGCTCGAATGCATTGTAGTTGATGATGGGTCAGAAGATAATACAGTAGAAAGGGTGGAGAGCTACGACGACAGCAGGGTACGTTGTATAAAACATGATGTGAACAGAGGACGAAGTGCTGCCCGCAACACAGGAATAAATGCCGCCAGCGGAGACTACATCGCCTTTTTGGACTCTGATGATCAGTGGGTTCCAGAGAAACTTGAACATCAACTTCAATATCTCAATTCGAAACCTGATTCCTGGGTAGCAGCATACTGTGGAGTCACGCAAAAAAGGAGAAACGTACTTGAGCAAATTGCGGGGGCAGTTTTCAATTCAGGCAGCAAAAAAGAGGGCGGCACAGAATTGATCAAGGAAGTTCTATCAACCAGGGCATCAATTCATCCAGGGTCAACGTTATTGATAGAAAGAAACATCGCGACATCTATTGGAGGTTTTGACGAATCCATCCATATCAATGAGGATTTGGCATTCATTGTAGAAATATTAAGTAGAGGTAAGTTAGCTTATTTTGACGAGCAGCTTTCGATAATACATCGATCAAACTATGTGGACGGGGACACGATAAAACGCGAGAAAGAGAAGTTTTTGAACAAGTTCTCAAATACAGTCTATGAACTTGAGTCCGAGGGATATAGCGTTATCTGCAAGCATAATTATGTAGTTGGCAAAGCGTATCTCCGAGAGGGCCAGTTCAAACGAGGGGTGAATTATCTAAGAAATGCCTGCATTGAATCTGTTGAAGATGTTGCAGGGATAATTTGGTCGTTTATGCTCGGAGTACTAAACAATCCATCCGAAGACTGA
- a CDS encoding FkbM family methyltransferase — MRTELVFSPSELLQLLYWKLKYLVSSDSTEYTIGGESVAFITSSYTEFMRFIDLVGEEPVVEDLINSMNRTDVFYDIGANVGTYTCFAASKSPKGSVIAFEPEPDNATRLRENLTLNHLDAQVFEVALSDRTGTVDLELTGDQAGEGEHTIVASGADSDSIEVPTMRGDDIIKKRSLPAPNIIKIDVEGAEFLVLQGLAKTIEESCRLIYVEVHPTKMLSGSEDQIVSFLEKRGFEIEYINQRGDEQFLRASK; from the coding sequence ATGAGAACCGAACTTGTTTTCAGCCCAAGTGAGCTTCTACAACTCCTTTATTGGAAACTAAAATACTTGGTCTCAAGCGACAGTACCGAATATACAATTGGCGGAGAATCTGTTGCATTTATAACATCCTCTTATACTGAATTTATGCGTTTTATTGACCTCGTAGGCGAAGAACCCGTAGTTGAGGATTTAATCAACTCGATGAATAGAACTGATGTGTTCTATGATATTGGAGCTAATGTCGGTACATATACTTGTTTCGCCGCATCGAAATCACCCAAGGGGAGCGTAATCGCCTTCGAACCAGAACCAGATAACGCAACACGCCTCCGAGAGAACCTAACCCTCAATCATTTAGACGCCCAAGTATTTGAGGTTGCTCTCTCGGACAGAACTGGAACCGTTGATCTTGAACTCACAGGTGATCAAGCCGGTGAAGGCGAACACACTATCGTAGCAAGCGGGGCTGACTCAGACTCTATCGAAGTACCGACTATGAGAGGTGATGATATCATCAAGAAACGTAGCCTACCAGCTCCGAACATAATAAAGATAGATGTCGAAGGAGCCGAATTCTTGGTTCTACAGGGGCTTGCCAAGACGATCGAAGAGAGTTGTAGACTCATCTATGTGGAGGTTCATCCAACAAAGATGCTGAGTGGGTCCGAAGATCAAATAGTTTCGTTCTTGGAAAAGAGGGGCTTTGAGATTGAATACATCAACCAGCGTGGCGACGAACAGTTTTTACGGGCTTCGAAATAG
- a CDS encoding glycosyltransferase family 2 protein, which produces MNPCVSVIIPVYNRFGKAQRAINSVANQTYDNIQLIIVDDNSEGEIEEHISIDSQKLSDTSIYKHSKNRGANAARNTGIDEAYGDYLAFLDSDDEWEETKISKQVENISSSEAEFSYTWVKQVDESNKYNSMNAPRVHGNATKNLINGNVIGTFSSVMVQHGVIKMAGKPNESLPLWQDWEWFLRLSRCTDFTGVKEPLTIRHNEGEQISDNFEVKRDEAYPQMLDCLKEFTSEGSERKEAIANLDYSLGYSALSSHRYPEARKWIARAIRKDPTVAKYYIYLLCSSSHYPLLQKCKRSLVRIINN; this is translated from the coding sequence ATGAATCCTTGTGTCTCTGTGATTATCCCTGTGTACAATCGGTTTGGTAAAGCACAAAGGGCAATCAATTCGGTTGCAAACCAAACCTACGACAATATCCAACTGATTATTGTTGATGATAATTCAGAAGGGGAAATTGAAGAACACATATCTATAGACAGTCAAAAGTTATCGGATACTAGTATATATAAACATTCTAAAAATAGGGGTGCGAATGCAGCAAGAAACACGGGGATAGATGAAGCATATGGCGATTATCTAGCCTTTCTAGACTCAGATGATGAATGGGAAGAAACCAAGATTTCTAAACAAGTAGAAAACATTTCAAGCTCTGAAGCGGAGTTCAGTTATACATGGGTCAAACAAGTTGATGAATCTAATAAATATAATTCAATGAACGCCCCGCGTGTCCACGGAAATGCTACAAAAAATCTTATAAATGGTAACGTTATTGGTACCTTTTCCTCTGTGATGGTGCAACACGGTGTGATCAAAATGGCTGGGAAGCCAAATGAGAGCTTACCCCTTTGGCAAGATTGGGAATGGTTTCTACGGTTGAGCAGGTGTACGGACTTCACTGGGGTAAAGGAGCCGCTTACAATACGTCATAACGAAGGCGAGCAAATTAGTGATAACTTCGAAGTGAAAAGAGATGAGGCATACCCCCAGATGTTGGATTGTTTAAAAGAATTCACATCGGAGGGGAGTGAGAGAAAAGAGGCGATTGCTAATTTGGATTATAGTCTCGGCTACTCCGCGTTATCTTCGCACCGATATCCAGAAGCTCGAAAATGGATAGCCAGAGCAATCAGAAAAGATCCAACAGTCGCTAAGTATTATATATATCTTTTATGTTCGAGTAGTCATTATCCCTTGCTTCAGAAGTGTAAAAGAAGCCTCGTCAGGATAATAAATAATTAA
- a CDS encoding sugar transferase — MNGGWRYRVASVVGVVGLTALAVALVNSSSVQAILGSIPLLDRLDADAPTGVESIFEIATTVAVVTASFVPLYKPRPRRIYDTIALAQKRVVVAMFALAAIGYFDYTYRLPRLTLLGVAPLLLIALPAWFIWIRRRPSSGGERAIIVGDSPRQVGALARDVDIPLLGYLCPTIAYEQEAYAAPSTAVADGGTVELERLGGLSRIEDVLVEYDVDTVVLAFEHTDRAEFFGALDACYEHGVAAKVHRDHADTVLTAEEDLGTLVDVQVEPWDIQDYVFKRGFDVAFAGAALLVLSPVIGLIALAIKLEGNGPILFSQNRTYLLGETFTVYKFRTLKPDPEGEVGTTFDGNRETPLGNFLRATHLDEIPQLWSILSGGMSVVGPRPAQTELEADFEAETAQWRKRWFVKPGLTGLAQINGANSQNPREKIQYDLQYIRNQGFWYDLKIVVRQLWMVFGDVLSLTKSDREEGN, encoded by the coding sequence ATGAATGGGGGATGGCGGTATCGGGTGGCGAGCGTGGTCGGCGTGGTGGGGCTCACTGCGCTCGCAGTAGCGCTGGTGAACAGTTCGTCAGTACAGGCGATTCTCGGCTCGATTCCGTTACTCGATCGGCTCGATGCTGACGCACCGACCGGTGTAGAAAGCATCTTCGAGATTGCGACGACTGTAGCCGTCGTAACCGCCTCGTTCGTTCCACTCTACAAACCGCGCCCGCGGCGCATCTACGACACCATCGCGTTAGCCCAGAAGCGCGTCGTCGTCGCGATGTTCGCGCTCGCTGCGATCGGCTACTTCGACTACACGTACCGGCTTCCACGCCTGACCTTGCTCGGCGTCGCACCCCTCCTGCTGATTGCATTGCCTGCTTGGTTCATCTGGATTCGGCGACGACCGTCCAGCGGTGGCGAACGGGCGATTATCGTCGGAGACAGTCCCAGACAGGTCGGAGCACTGGCCAGAGACGTGGATATTCCACTGCTCGGATATCTCTGCCCCACGATCGCCTACGAGCAAGAGGCGTATGCAGCACCCTCGACCGCAGTCGCGGACGGTGGCACTGTCGAACTGGAACGCCTCGGCGGGCTCTCGCGCATCGAGGACGTCCTCGTCGAGTACGACGTCGACACGGTCGTGCTCGCGTTCGAACACACGGACAGAGCGGAGTTCTTCGGGGCGCTCGATGCCTGTTACGAACACGGCGTCGCCGCCAAGGTCCATCGAGACCATGCAGATACCGTGCTCACCGCCGAAGAGGACCTCGGGACCCTCGTCGACGTTCAGGTGGAACCCTGGGACATCCAGGACTACGTCTTCAAGCGCGGTTTCGACGTCGCCTTCGCCGGTGCCGCACTGCTCGTCCTCTCACCCGTGATCGGTTTGATCGCACTCGCGATCAAACTGGAAGGGAACGGACCAATCCTGTTCAGCCAGAACCGGACCTACCTCCTGGGCGAGACCTTCACCGTCTACAAGTTCCGGACGCTGAAGCCCGACCCAGAGGGCGAGGTCGGAACGACGTTCGACGGCAACCGAGAGACGCCCCTCGGGAACTTCCTCCGCGCGACGCACCTCGACGAAATCCCACAACTCTGGTCGATCCTCTCCGGCGGCATGAGCGTCGTCGGTCCACGCCCAGCACAAACCGAACTCGAAGCCGACTTCGAAGCAGAGACCGCACAATGGCGTAAACGCTGGTTCGTGAAACCAGGCCTCACCGGACTCGCCCAGATCAACGGCGCCAACAGCCAGAACCCCCGCGAGAAGATCCAGTACGACCTCCAGTACATCCGCAACCAGGGATTCTGGTACGACCTCAAGATCGTCGTTCGACAACTCTGGATGGTCTTCGGAGACGTCCTCTCGCTCACAAAAAGCGACCGCGAGGAGGGTAACTGA
- a CDS encoding oligosaccharide flippase family protein → MVQSLVRRFASILGGRVSSLLLGLLITPVLVRLLGSSKYGDYAFLLSLLGITMILVNAGIFDGTRKYIAENRETANWTEHVLGFYIRVAGVFAIVAAIGYGVLAWSPLSTSVLGPQFGTYLYLTAALILAQQAFSLTRTGLMGLGLEKRSEPLKVLQKLLFGIFALSLAYLNYGVTGVLIGHTASSIVVTIMGGVLISTEINVSAVFKRIPAEFPRRELLSFNGLSVVLILLTASLYHVDILLLRVLVGSQQTGYYRASLVVAEFLWFVPNTLQMVLLHSSSEYWTQGKVDQISELVSRTTRYNLLFTMLLAIGIAALASDFVPLYFGAEFQPAVLPLLLLLPGAVGFALARPIFAVGQGKGSLRPLIGATGSAAILNIVFNLILIPRYGIAGAAVATSISYGLMILFHVRAAQRIGFNPIRNLRLSKVFLVVLLATPVIFLSSIMFESSIKSLLIVPPTGLLVYSVISLKIGAIEPAEVIPVLNRLPEPFSHHTKGMIQRLE, encoded by the coding sequence ATGGTTCAAAGTCTCGTTCGTCGCTTCGCGTCAATACTTGGTGGACGGGTATCGTCTCTTCTATTAGGGCTGCTCATCACCCCTGTATTGGTTCGTCTCCTCGGTAGTAGCAAATATGGTGACTACGCGTTCTTACTGTCCTTGCTTGGCATCACGATGATTCTCGTAAATGCCGGTATCTTTGATGGAACGCGGAAATACATTGCCGAGAATCGCGAGACAGCAAATTGGACAGAGCATGTCTTGGGTTTCTACATCCGAGTCGCTGGAGTATTTGCGATTGTAGCAGCCATTGGATATGGAGTACTTGCATGGTCTCCACTCTCAACATCAGTCTTAGGACCACAGTTCGGAACATATCTGTATTTGACCGCCGCGCTGATTCTAGCCCAACAAGCATTCTCCCTCACACGTACCGGTCTAATGGGGTTGGGGTTAGAAAAACGAAGTGAACCACTGAAAGTCCTGCAGAAATTGCTGTTCGGTATTTTTGCTCTTTCTTTAGCGTATCTGAATTACGGAGTTACGGGAGTTCTCATCGGACACACCGCTTCAAGTATTGTTGTCACTATTATGGGCGGAGTGCTGATTTCGACAGAAATCAATGTCTCGGCGGTCTTCAAACGGATTCCTGCTGAATTTCCGCGACGTGAACTACTCTCGTTCAATGGGCTCAGTGTAGTTTTAATCTTATTGACTGCTTCGTTATATCATGTTGACATACTCCTGCTTCGAGTGTTAGTCGGAAGCCAACAAACGGGTTACTATCGTGCATCATTAGTCGTCGCAGAGTTTCTTTGGTTTGTTCCAAATACGCTCCAGATGGTACTACTCCATTCCTCGTCTGAGTACTGGACACAGGGAAAAGTGGACCAGATCTCGGAATTAGTCTCCCGAACGACCCGATATAATCTTTTATTCACGATGCTACTGGCTATCGGAATCGCTGCACTGGCCAGTGATTTTGTCCCCTTATATTTCGGTGCCGAGTTCCAGCCTGCAGTTCTTCCATTACTGTTGCTACTACCTGGGGCAGTTGGGTTCGCTCTTGCCCGTCCTATATTTGCTGTTGGTCAAGGAAAAGGCAGCCTCAGACCCTTGATTGGTGCGACAGGGAGCGCCGCCATCCTGAATATAGTCTTCAATCTCATTTTGATTCCTCGTTATGGAATAGCTGGAGCGGCAGTAGCTACCAGCATAAGTTATGGACTGATGATACTATTCCACGTGCGAGCAGCGCAGAGGATCGGCTTTAATCCTATCCGGAACCTGCGTCTCTCTAAAGTCTTTCTAGTGGTACTACTGGCCACCCCCGTTATTTTTCTGTCCTCCATCATGTTTGAATCCTCGATAAAATCCTTATTAATAGTACCTCCAACCGGTCTACTAGTTTATTCTGTAATATCCTTGAAAATTGGGGCTATAGAACCGGCTGAGGTAATACCCGTATTGAATAGGCTCCCAGAGCCGTTTTCACACCACACGAAAGGAATGATTCAACGTTTGGAGTAA
- a CDS encoding nucleotide sugar dehydrogenase: MSNETLLDRIASRDATVGVIGLGYVGLPLSLSFAESGFEVRGFDIDDYRVGELEAGSSYVDDVTDERLSAALESGFAPSTEARIVDDCDVYVIAVPTGMSGDEPDMSAVAAAARTVAERAGARETLVVVSSTVYPGATKEVVRPIVKASRSELTHFAMVPERLNPGGGYEFSEIPLVVGADSEEAGATATELFEAVVASTYPVDSTETAELTKTLENTYRMVNIALVNELVALAEGLDADVWDAIDAAATKPFGFQAFRPGPGVGGHCIPIDPQFLSWRAEDLGIELSLLDGAQRVNDRMPELVADRIEKTLTERGITVEDASILALGAAYKPNVGDTRNSPALQVVEELSDAVDVTVADPHTDSSEVARKLVRSPSFDTVRAADVVVLLVDHDEFDLKAVGREASLVFDAKNAMPEDVPAEVITLGELDAHVESDLTRKENRAETR, encoded by the coding sequence GTGAGTAACGAAACTCTCCTTGATAGAATCGCGAGCCGTGACGCGACGGTCGGTGTCATTGGACTCGGCTACGTCGGACTTCCTTTAAGTCTCTCGTTCGCTGAGAGTGGATTCGAGGTTAGAGGATTCGACATCGACGACTACCGGGTGGGTGAACTCGAGGCGGGGAGCAGTTACGTCGACGACGTGACCGACGAGCGACTCTCGGCTGCCCTTGAGAGTGGATTCGCGCCGTCGACCGAGGCGCGAATCGTCGACGATTGTGACGTGTACGTCATCGCGGTGCCGACGGGGATGAGCGGCGACGAACCTGATATGTCCGCGGTGGCAGCAGCGGCGAGGACGGTCGCCGAGCGCGCTGGCGCTCGCGAGACGCTCGTGGTGGTCAGCTCTACTGTCTATCCAGGAGCGACCAAGGAAGTAGTGCGCCCGATCGTGAAAGCCAGTCGAAGTGAGCTGACTCACTTCGCGATGGTCCCGGAGCGTCTGAATCCCGGTGGCGGGTACGAGTTCTCGGAGATTCCGCTCGTCGTGGGCGCAGACAGCGAGGAAGCAGGTGCCACGGCGACCGAACTGTTCGAAGCCGTCGTCGCGAGCACATACCCAGTCGATTCGACTGAAACAGCCGAACTCACGAAGACGCTCGAGAACACGTATCGGATGGTAAACATCGCGCTCGTGAACGAGCTCGTCGCGCTCGCGGAGGGACTCGATGCCGACGTCTGGGACGCGATCGACGCGGCGGCCACGAAACCGTTCGGCTTTCAGGCGTTCCGTCCCGGCCCTGGCGTGGGCGGTCATTGCATCCCGATCGACCCGCAGTTCCTGTCCTGGCGGGCCGAAGACCTCGGAATTGAACTATCGCTCCTCGATGGCGCACAGCGCGTCAACGATCGAATGCCGGAATTGGTAGCCGATCGAATCGAAAAGACTCTCACCGAGCGTGGAATTACCGTCGAAGATGCATCCATCCTCGCACTCGGAGCGGCCTACAAGCCGAACGTCGGTGACACACGGAACTCCCCAGCGCTCCAGGTCGTCGAAGAACTGTCGGATGCAGTCGACGTCACGGTCGCTGACCCGCACACCGATTCAAGCGAGGTTGCCCGAAAACTCGTTCGTTCCCCTTCATTTGATACGGTTCGTGCGGCAGATGTCGTCGTCCTCCTCGTCGACCACGACGAGTTCGACCTCAAAGCCGTCGGACGTGAGGCCTCGCTCGTCTTCGATGCAAAGAACGCGATGCCCGAAGACGTTCCCGCGGAAGTCATCACGCTCGGTGAACTTGACGCTCACGTGGAGAGCGACCTAACTCGAAAAGAGAATCGCGCCGAAACCCGATAA